In one Vulgatibacter incomptus genomic region, the following are encoded:
- a CDS encoding efflux RND transporter permease subunit: MLSRLLRSALEHRLAVLALSVLLLCVGAWSFHALTVEAFPDPTDTQVQVISLFPGQPTEEVERRVTLPLERVLNGMEGLYRQRSISMFGLSFITLTFDDTVDAYFARQRTLERMAEAELPEGVQPSLAPLATPIGEVYRYTLEGPGADPMLLRTLQEWTVTPELMRVQGVADVVSYGGLVKEIHVQPDPARMAALKVPLSAIFEALEKASTNATGGFVERGAEMFVIRSLGIFRDLSDIRLVRVANHDGTPVLIQDVATVEVGYAPRQGIITRDDNEDAVMGIVLMRRGENPSVVLDSLRERIAELNDRILPNGVHLNPFYDRTDLVNTTLKTVFHNVGEGAFLVVLVFFVFLLSIRGSLIVAAVIPLSLAGSFLYLHARGMSANLLSLGAVDFGIVVDGAVIMVEHLFFRMAGYQGPRDERAIAGRIHDWAMEVARPTLFSMLIIIAAYLPIFSLERVEGRMFAPMANMVVSALVGSLLMSFTIVPVLSYFALRRNVTHRESPALRWARRIYEPALDASMSRPGVVAVVAAGALISALTLASRLGTEFMPELNEGALWVAVALPTNTSITEGRKITPKIKEILRRTPEVSGVMSQLGRPEDGTDDKLFSNLEMFVKLAPKDEWRRGFKTLDGLSLEMARNLQEIPGIEVNFSQPIRDNVAENIAGQKGEIAIKIYGEDMALLQKAAEDVKNAIAEVPGAAELGIVKVGEVPQLSVAIDRMALARYDLDLADVQQHLETAMGGHVASELWEGEKRFDVTVRLPLSTREDAEAIRRVMIPLPSGELLPLSAVADVKMATGRAAITRENGRRYAGVRANVRDRDLGSFVEEARATVDRAVELPPGYWIRWGGEFENQQRAMARLRVVIPLALLLTFCLLFSAFRSLWDSLMILAHIPIALVGGVVALAIVGLPLSVSGAIGFIALLGQATTDSVLVLSAIRARRQAGEPLLEAARGGARDRLRAVLMTTLLACLGLLPAALSRAIGSEVQRPIAVVVVGGTLTAALLSLLVLPTTYAVVTGWWERRRSIEAETTEVAA; the protein is encoded by the coding sequence ATGTTGTCCCGACTCCTGCGATCTGCGCTCGAACACCGCCTCGCCGTCCTGGCTCTCTCTGTCCTCCTCCTCTGCGTGGGGGCCTGGTCCTTCCACGCCCTCACGGTGGAGGCGTTCCCGGATCCCACCGATACCCAGGTCCAGGTGATCTCGCTCTTCCCCGGCCAGCCGACGGAGGAGGTGGAGCGCCGGGTCACCCTCCCTCTCGAGCGTGTGCTCAACGGGATGGAGGGCCTCTACCGGCAGCGCAGCATCTCGATGTTCGGTCTCTCGTTCATCACGCTGACCTTCGACGACACGGTGGACGCGTACTTCGCGCGGCAGCGGACGCTCGAGCGCATGGCGGAGGCGGAGCTGCCGGAAGGCGTGCAGCCTTCGCTCGCCCCGCTCGCGACGCCGATCGGTGAGGTCTACCGCTACACGCTCGAGGGTCCAGGCGCCGACCCCATGCTCCTGCGCACCCTGCAGGAGTGGACGGTGACGCCCGAGCTCATGCGCGTCCAGGGCGTGGCCGACGTCGTCTCCTACGGCGGGCTGGTGAAGGAGATCCACGTGCAGCCCGATCCGGCCCGGATGGCGGCGCTGAAGGTGCCGCTCTCGGCGATCTTCGAGGCCCTGGAGAAGGCGTCGACGAACGCCACCGGCGGCTTCGTGGAGCGCGGCGCCGAGATGTTCGTGATCCGCTCGCTGGGGATCTTCCGGGACCTCTCGGACATCCGGCTCGTTCGCGTGGCCAACCACGACGGCACGCCTGTGCTGATCCAGGACGTCGCCACGGTGGAGGTGGGCTACGCGCCCAGGCAGGGCATCATCACCCGCGACGACAACGAGGACGCAGTGATGGGCATCGTCCTCATGCGCCGGGGCGAGAACCCTTCCGTAGTACTGGACTCCCTGCGCGAGCGGATCGCCGAGCTCAACGATCGGATCCTCCCGAACGGCGTCCACCTGAATCCCTTCTACGACCGCACGGACCTCGTGAACACCACGCTGAAGACGGTGTTCCACAACGTCGGCGAGGGCGCCTTCCTCGTGGTGCTGGTCTTCTTCGTCTTCCTGCTGTCCATCCGTGGATCGCTGATCGTGGCGGCGGTGATCCCGCTCTCGCTGGCGGGATCGTTCCTCTACCTCCACGCCAGGGGCATGTCGGCGAACCTGCTCTCGCTCGGCGCGGTGGACTTCGGCATCGTCGTGGACGGCGCCGTGATCATGGTGGAGCACCTCTTCTTCCGGATGGCCGGCTACCAAGGGCCCCGGGACGAGCGCGCGATCGCCGGCCGGATCCACGACTGGGCGATGGAGGTGGCGCGCCCCACCCTGTTCTCGATGCTCATCATCATCGCGGCGTACCTGCCGATCTTCTCGCTGGAGCGGGTCGAGGGCCGGATGTTCGCGCCGATGGCGAACATGGTGGTAAGCGCGCTGGTGGGCTCGCTGCTGATGAGCTTCACCATCGTGCCGGTGCTCTCCTACTTCGCGCTGCGTCGGAACGTGACGCACAGGGAGTCGCCGGCGCTGCGGTGGGCCCGACGGATCTACGAGCCGGCCCTCGACGCGTCGATGTCCCGCCCGGGCGTGGTCGCGGTCGTCGCCGCCGGCGCGCTGATCTCGGCGCTCACGCTCGCGTCCCGGCTCGGCACGGAGTTCATGCCGGAGCTGAACGAGGGCGCCCTCTGGGTCGCCGTGGCGCTCCCGACCAACACGTCGATCACCGAGGGCCGCAAGATCACGCCGAAGATCAAGGAGATCCTCCGGCGCACGCCCGAGGTGAGCGGCGTCATGAGCCAGCTCGGCAGGCCGGAGGACGGCACCGACGACAAGCTCTTCAGCAACCTCGAGATGTTCGTGAAGCTGGCGCCGAAGGACGAGTGGCGGCGCGGCTTCAAGACGCTGGACGGCCTCTCCCTCGAGATGGCCCGGAACCTCCAGGAGATCCCCGGGATCGAGGTGAACTTCTCCCAGCCGATCCGCGACAACGTGGCGGAGAACATCGCCGGGCAGAAGGGCGAGATCGCCATCAAGATCTACGGCGAGGACATGGCGCTCTTGCAGAAGGCCGCCGAGGACGTGAAGAACGCCATCGCCGAAGTCCCCGGCGCTGCCGAGCTGGGCATCGTCAAGGTGGGAGAGGTCCCGCAGCTCTCGGTGGCCATCGACCGCATGGCGCTGGCGCGCTACGACCTCGACCTGGCGGACGTACAGCAGCACCTGGAGACCGCGATGGGCGGCCACGTCGCCAGCGAGCTCTGGGAGGGCGAGAAGCGCTTCGACGTCACCGTCCGGCTCCCGCTCTCGACTCGCGAGGACGCCGAAGCGATCCGCCGGGTGATGATCCCGCTCCCCTCCGGCGAGCTCCTCCCGCTCTCGGCGGTGGCGGACGTGAAGATGGCCACCGGGCGGGCGGCCATCACCCGCGAGAATGGAAGGCGCTACGCAGGCGTTCGGGCGAACGTCCGCGACCGGGACCTGGGCTCCTTCGTGGAGGAGGCCCGTGCGACGGTCGACCGGGCGGTGGAGCTTCCTCCTGGTTATTGGATCCGCTGGGGCGGCGAGTTCGAGAACCAGCAGCGGGCCATGGCGCGGCTCCGGGTGGTGATCCCGCTGGCGCTCCTGCTCACGTTCTGCCTGCTGTTCTCGGCCTTCCGCTCGCTCTGGGACTCGCTGATGATCCTCGCCCACATCCCGATCGCCCTCGTCGGTGGCGTCGTCGCCCTCGCGATCGTCGGCCTGCCGCTCTCGGTGTCGGGCGCCATCGGCTTCATCGCGCTCCTGGGCCAGGCGACCACCGATTCGGTGCTGGTGCTCTCGGCGATCCGCGCCCGCAGGCAGGCGGGCGAGCCCTTGCTCGAGGCGGCCCGCGGCGGCGCACGCGATCGCCTCCGCGCGGTGTTGATGACGACCCTGCTCGCCTGCCTGGGGCTCCTGCCGGCGGCCCTCTCCCGCGCCATCGGCAGCGAGGTCCAGCGGCCGATCGCGGTGGTCGTCGTAGGCGGCACGCTCACGGCCGCCCTCCTCTCCCTGCTCGTGCTCCCGACCACCTATGCCGTCGTGACCGGCTGGTGGGAGCGCCGGCGCAGCATCGAGGCCGAGACCACCGAGGTCGCCGCGTGA
- a CDS encoding efflux RND transporter periplasmic adaptor subunit — protein MSKGSKRLLPIAVAGALGIAAVTAAAGFERKPSATVGDAPGMKMQGEAITLAPDALQWKALKLGKVSRSASRLAEPVPARVRLDETTASHVSAPLEGRVSRVLVELGQRVTKGQALFAVKSQAIAELRVERDKAKVDLDVAKAAHERTAAMVEAKALPAKEELTARQELRQAELAHRMAGAKLSSLQVSSSGDNEFTVTAPIGGVVVEKNVAPSAMVAPEGGSSQIVIADLSSVWVVADLFASEPLALKPGTAAQIFLPSRPGVTLDATVEMVSAVVDPERHAIPVRMRLPNPDGLLRPNDFAEVRFLVEGDGLLEIPASALVSDGARTSVFVQEPSGVLRKREIVAGSSRKGRVPVLSGLQEGDVIVEEGGLLLDNQLSITGS, from the coding sequence ATGAGCAAGGGATCGAAGCGACTGCTCCCGATCGCGGTGGCGGGTGCGCTGGGTATCGCCGCGGTGACCGCCGCGGCGGGCTTCGAGCGCAAGCCCTCCGCGACGGTGGGCGACGCGCCGGGGATGAAGATGCAGGGCGAAGCGATCACGCTCGCGCCCGACGCCCTGCAGTGGAAGGCGCTGAAGCTGGGCAAGGTCTCCCGCTCGGCCTCGCGCCTCGCCGAGCCCGTCCCGGCCCGGGTCCGCCTCGACGAGACCACGGCGTCCCACGTGAGCGCGCCCCTCGAGGGCCGGGTGAGCCGGGTCCTCGTGGAGCTCGGGCAGAGGGTGACCAAGGGCCAGGCGCTCTTCGCGGTGAAGAGCCAGGCCATCGCCGAGCTGCGCGTAGAGAGGGACAAGGCCAAGGTCGATCTGGACGTGGCCAAGGCGGCCCACGAGCGCACCGCCGCGATGGTGGAGGCGAAGGCCCTCCCGGCGAAGGAGGAGCTCACCGCGCGGCAGGAGCTGCGGCAGGCCGAGCTCGCCCATCGCATGGCAGGGGCCAAGCTCTCCTCGCTCCAGGTGTCCTCATCTGGAGACAACGAGTTCACGGTCACCGCCCCGATCGGCGGGGTCGTGGTCGAGAAGAACGTCGCGCCGAGCGCGATGGTCGCGCCGGAGGGCGGCTCGTCGCAGATCGTGATCGCCGACCTCTCGTCGGTCTGGGTCGTCGCGGATCTCTTCGCGAGCGAGCCCCTCGCGCTGAAGCCGGGGACGGCGGCGCAGATCTTCCTGCCCTCGAGGCCGGGCGTCACCCTCGACGCCACGGTCGAGATGGTCTCCGCGGTGGTCGATCCGGAGAGGCACGCGATCCCGGTCCGGATGCGCCTGCCGAACCCGGACGGCCTCCTCCGGCCCAACGACTTCGCCGAGGTCCGATTCCTGGTCGAGGGAGACGGCCTCCTCGAGATCCCCGCGTCGGCGCTGGTCTCCGACGGCGCTCGCACCTCGGTCTTCGTCCAGGAGCCGAGCGGCGTCCTGCGCAAGCGCGAGATCGTCGCGGGCTCCTCCCGCAAGGGACGGGTGCCGGTGCTCTCCGGTCTCCAGGAGGGCGACGTGATCGTCGAGGAAGGCGGCCTCCTCCTGGACAACCAGCTGTCGATCACGGGTTCGTAA
- a CDS encoding TolC family protein, with product MTFRISTLLAPALLLAAAPARGDLPAERAPAAAFLRDDAALIEWVRTRSPEVAAAQSRVDQAQAGVGSARLFPNPSLDATMGNVNVGSSAQTDVRGADRLSWGVGISQELELGKRGPRIDAADLSAQASREELRASLAERVADARVAIGEAVRLQVRQTILEESLTESRDHLALEKVRLQHGDLSGIDYDRLVLDALGQEADVRRNRAELESALASCAAILLAPCETGEAGPDDLDAAATVPAEIADPEEALRERPDYRAILLGRSAAQKEATLARRRAIPDPTLSVSYSHDLFNELTDTVQFGVGIPLPLFDRGQHDAALATAKARELDRTAAGTIQQGLGEVRGLAAQRRTLEETLSRLDEEALPLSNGILETARKAFAQGEYSLTDLLLARRENTELRLQVLDLRGELFTVRNDLRKALGLDAAAARSAP from the coding sequence GTGACGTTCCGCATCTCGACTCTCCTCGCCCCTGCCCTCTTACTCGCCGCCGCACCTGCCCGTGGGGATTTGCCCGCGGAGCGCGCGCCCGCTGCGGCCTTCCTTCGTGACGACGCCGCGCTGATCGAGTGGGTGCGCACGCGCAGCCCCGAGGTCGCCGCGGCCCAGTCGCGCGTGGATCAGGCGCAGGCCGGCGTGGGGTCGGCACGGCTCTTTCCCAACCCCTCCCTCGACGCGACGATGGGCAACGTAAACGTCGGCTCGAGCGCGCAGACCGACGTGAGGGGCGCCGATCGCCTCTCCTGGGGCGTGGGGATCTCCCAGGAGCTGGAGCTTGGGAAGCGCGGGCCGCGCATCGACGCGGCGGACCTCTCGGCGCAGGCCTCGCGAGAGGAGCTCCGGGCGAGCCTGGCCGAGCGCGTGGCGGACGCGCGGGTTGCGATCGGCGAGGCCGTGAGGCTCCAGGTCCGGCAGACGATCCTCGAGGAGAGCCTGACGGAGTCGCGGGACCACCTCGCGCTGGAGAAGGTCCGCCTGCAGCACGGCGACCTGAGCGGCATCGACTACGACCGACTGGTGCTGGACGCGCTCGGCCAGGAGGCGGACGTGCGCCGGAACCGGGCGGAGCTGGAGTCGGCGCTGGCGAGCTGCGCGGCGATCCTCCTTGCCCCCTGTGAGACCGGCGAGGCGGGGCCGGACGATCTGGACGCGGCGGCGACGGTTCCCGCCGAGATCGCGGACCCGGAGGAGGCGCTGAGAGAGCGCCCCGACTACCGCGCGATCCTCCTCGGCCGCAGCGCGGCGCAGAAGGAGGCGACGCTCGCGAGGCGCCGGGCGATCCCGGACCCCACACTGAGTGTCAGCTACTCGCACGATCTCTTCAACGAGCTCACGGACACGGTCCAGTTCGGCGTGGGGATCCCCCTGCCCCTCTTCGACCGCGGGCAGCACGACGCCGCCCTGGCGACGGCCAAGGCGCGGGAGCTCGATCGGACGGCCGCCGGAACGATCCAGCAGGGTCTCGGAGAGGTCCGGGGTCTCGCGGCCCAGCGGCGGACGCTGGAGGAGACGCTCAGCCGGCTGGACGAGGAGGCGCTGCCCCTCTCCAACGGGATCCTCGAGACGGCGCGCAAGGCGTTCGCCCAGGGGGAGTACAGCCTCACCGACCTCCTCCTGGCCCGACGCGAGAACACGGAGCTGCGGCTGCAGGTGCTGGATCTGCGCGGCGAGCTCTTCACGGTCCGCAACGACCTGCGCAAGGCCCTGGGCCTCGACGCCGCTGCCGCGCGGAGCGCGCCTTGA